One Methanobacterium sp. DNA window includes the following coding sequences:
- a CDS encoding nuclear transport factor 2 family protein: MEADNKIEAEVMNMLDKYVKAYENKDIEALMNLFVDDPNLVAIGTGKDEWVEGHKKLKTGFKRDFSQAENIDMGFEKITISNSGNVAWVSSLMTMNAEVSGGEVLLCGRLSLILEKKDNKWLFTHLHFSVPAIEQEKGRSFPE, encoded by the coding sequence ATGGAAGCTGATAACAAAATAGAAGCTGAAGTAATGAATATGCTTGATAAATATGTAAAAGCATATGAAAATAAGGATATTGAAGCATTAATGAACCTATTTGTTGATGATCCTAATTTAGTGGCCATTGGCACAGGCAAAGATGAATGGGTTGAGGGACATAAAAAACTTAAAACTGGATTTAAACGTGATTTTTCACAAGCTGAAAATATTGATATGGGATTTGAAAAAATCACCATTTCAAATTCTGGGAATGTTGCATGGGTTTCCTCATTAATGACTATGAACGCAGAAGTATCTGGTGGAGAAGTACTTCTTTGCGGACGCTTAAGTTTAATTCTCGAAAAAAAAGACAATAAATGGCTATTTACACATCTACACTTTTCAGTACCTGCAATAGAACAAGAAAAAGGGCGTTCATTTCCTGAATAA
- a CDS encoding ZIP family zinc transporter, which produces MIPEWIMAGLWGLIAGSALLIGALFAYLFKIPSRIVASIMAFGAGVLLSAISLELMEESFTLGGYYNMLIGFLMGAVIFTVINVYLARKGAKHRKRSQKQLGSDEDDSNSLAIAAGSVIDGIPESIAIGLTMITGGAVSVATVIAIFISNIPEGLSSTAGFKKAGWGFRPIFILWSVIAISSAIASLAGYSIFSHLPPSVISLTLALAAGGILAMLVDTMIPEAFSETHNMAGLITVLGFITSFILSKIG; this is translated from the coding sequence ATGATACCCGAATGGATTATGGCAGGATTGTGGGGATTAATAGCAGGATCAGCCCTATTAATAGGAGCACTGTTTGCATACCTTTTTAAAATACCATCACGTATTGTGGCAAGTATAATGGCTTTTGGGGCCGGCGTACTGCTTTCTGCAATATCATTAGAGCTTATGGAAGAATCATTCACGCTTGGTGGATATTATAATATGCTTATAGGTTTTTTAATGGGGGCAGTAATATTTACAGTTATTAATGTTTATCTCGCACGGAAAGGAGCTAAACACCGTAAACGTTCCCAAAAACAATTAGGATCAGATGAAGATGATAGCAACAGTTTAGCTATTGCTGCAGGTTCAGTTATAGATGGAATTCCTGAATCAATTGCTATAGGGCTTACAATGATTACTGGAGGAGCAGTAAGTGTAGCTACAGTTATTGCCATATTTATATCTAATATTCCTGAAGGATTATCAAGTACTGCAGGTTTTAAGAAAGCAGGATGGGGGTTTCGTCCGATTTTTATTCTCTGGTCTGTCATTGCAATTAGTAGTGCTATTGCATCCCTTGCAGGATATTCAATATTTAGTCATCTTCCTCCAAGTGTGATATCATTGACCCTTGCACTTGCAGCTGGTGGAATTTTGGCTATGCTAGTAGATACTATGATTCCTGAGGCTTTTTCTGAAACTCATAATATGGCAGGTTTAATAACAGTTTTAGGGTTTATCACATCGTTTATTCTTTCAAAAATAGGATGA
- a CDS encoding FprA family A-type flavoprotein translates to MKADAKKIKEGIYWVGVLDWDLRSYHGYTLTGTTYNAYLIFGKDKTVLIDNTYPGTAASMWGRIEDAFSKEGKDLKIDFIIQNHIEKDHSGAITEIHKKFPEAPIYCTQKALNGLKKHYNLENANFEVVKTGDELDICNKKFVFLEAPLLHWPDSMFTLLVDEGILFSNDAFGQHLCFKERFDNEISEYVLMDAAKKFYANLLTPLSPLILKKFKDVEDLGLLDKIEMIAPSHGQIWTDPMKIIGAYSKWATGECKNKVTIVYDTMHGSTQKMAHAFAEGIMSEDFDVSMYFLHNDERSEIVKDILDSKAILLGVPTTFNEPFPSIGDLIFYLRGLRFDRTGSKKLAITFGSMGWAGGAVKKMANELENCGFELFDQYQLNYVPTGEELDKCYKLGKNIASEIKNR, encoded by the coding sequence ATGAAAGCAGATGCAAAAAAAATTAAAGAGGGCATTTACTGGGTAGGAGTTTTAGATTGGGATTTAAGAAGTTACCATGGTTATACACTGACTGGAACAACCTATAATGCATATCTTATCTTTGGAAAAGATAAAACAGTATTAATTGATAACACATATCCTGGAACAGCTGCTAGTATGTGGGGAAGAATTGAGGATGCCTTTTCTAAAGAAGGAAAAGATTTGAAAATTGATTTTATTATTCAAAACCATATTGAAAAGGATCATAGTGGTGCTATAACAGAAATACATAAAAAATTCCCTGAAGCACCTATTTATTGCACACAAAAAGCATTAAATGGGCTTAAAAAGCATTATAATCTTGAAAATGCTAATTTTGAAGTTGTTAAAACTGGAGATGAGCTTGATATTTGCAATAAAAAATTTGTATTCCTTGAAGCGCCTTTGTTACACTGGCCTGACAGCATGTTTACATTACTTGTAGATGAGGGAATATTGTTTTCTAATGATGCATTCGGACAGCATTTATGCTTCAAAGAAAGGTTTGATAATGAAATCTCAGAATATGTCTTAATGGATGCTGCAAAAAAGTTCTATGCAAATTTATTAACTCCTTTATCTCCTTTGATACTTAAAAAATTTAAAGACGTTGAAGATCTGGGATTACTTGATAAAATTGAAATGATTGCCCCTTCACATGGCCAAATCTGGACAGATCCTATGAAAATTATAGGTGCTTACAGTAAATGGGCCACAGGTGAATGTAAAAACAAGGTAACTATTGTTTATGATACAATGCATGGGTCCACACAAAAAATGGCGCATGCATTTGCAGAAGGAATCATGAGCGAAGATTTTGATGTGTCCATGTACTTCCTTCATAATGATGAACGAAGTGAAATAGTAAAAGATATTTTAGACAGTAAAGCAATTTTATTGGGAGTACCAACCACGTTTAACGAGCCATTTCCAAGTATCGGGGATTTAATCTTTTATTTAAGAGGTTTAAGATTTGATAGAACTGGAAGTAAAAAATTAGCCATTACATTTGGTTCAATGGGATGGGCTGGTGGAGCAGTGAAAAAAATGGCAAATGAGCTTGAAAATTGTGGATTTGAGCTATTTGACCAATATCAATTAAATTATGTTCCAACTGGTGAAGAATTAGATAAATGCTACAAATTAGGTAAAAATATAGCTTCTGAAATTAAAAACAGATAA
- a CDS encoding PAS domain S-box protein, which yields MNVYALISFIAFIVCFFLGNFIYHKNPKNQLNIMILILCTLVGILALVEFEYRQTNSFETAYFWLKISGLWPLVPAVLLHISLIFTKSKVLMSKFVYIALYLPALIISYLAINTNMLLSGIILEYWGWTYAIPSDMTLYYIMALWTVSAVVLAGLICLSYYLKSKNLKKKQAKYVFTGLYMPLFISLISDFILPGASVRVPEMTMTMMTVGIGFISYGIWKYRFPALTTAIAADKIVSTMSNFFILLDYKKNIININQSTIDLLGYNNSELIGKSINYIFPEKTAEKIFNKKEELRRDGFITNIETVFRAKDGNLIPVFLSISLILSDDSKILGIVCIGSDIIDIHQAKNEIKASLQEKELLLREVHHRVKNNLQIISSLLSLQSGYIKDEDDLELFKDSQSRVKSMAFIHEQLYNSSDFTSIEFSEYIQNLVTYLLHYYNVDPTFVKLKINVENVSLDINTAIPCGLIINELVSNSLKHAFPRFNNESVDLFRDNDKKGEVYLDLHSVNQNKFVLIVSDNGIGLPEDFDFENIDTLGLQLVKSLLGQLDGSIKIDRINGTKFEIVFNKLEYKKRM from the coding sequence ATGAATGTTTATGCACTCATATCTTTCATCGCATTTATTGTATGTTTCTTTTTAGGTAATTTCATTTATCATAAAAATCCCAAAAATCAGCTTAATATAATGATTTTGATATTATGTACACTTGTAGGGATTCTAGCCTTAGTAGAATTTGAGTATCGGCAGACAAATAGTTTTGAAACAGCTTATTTCTGGCTTAAGATAAGCGGTCTTTGGCCCCTTGTACCCGCTGTTTTACTGCATATATCTCTAATTTTTACAAAATCAAAGGTTTTAATGAGCAAATTTGTATATATTGCACTTTATTTACCTGCATTGATTATTTCTTATCTAGCAATAAATACTAATATGTTATTAAGTGGAATAATATTAGAATATTGGGGATGGACTTATGCTATTCCTTCAGATATGACTTTATATTATATTATGGCATTATGGACAGTTTCTGCAGTAGTTTTGGCAGGATTAATATGCTTATCATACTATTTAAAGTCAAAAAATCTAAAGAAAAAACAGGCCAAATATGTTTTTACAGGTCTTTATATGCCTCTTTTTATAAGTTTGATAAGTGATTTTATTTTACCTGGTGCATCAGTAAGAGTTCCAGAAATGACCATGACAATGATGACAGTAGGGATAGGTTTTATAAGTTATGGAATATGGAAATACCGATTTCCTGCACTTACTACAGCAATTGCAGCAGATAAAATTGTTTCTACAATGTCCAATTTTTTTATTTTACTTGATTATAAAAAAAATATAATAAATATCAATCAGTCCACTATAGACCTTTTAGGTTATAATAATTCAGAGCTAATAGGTAAGTCTATTAATTATATCTTTCCAGAAAAAACAGCAGAAAAAATTTTCAATAAAAAAGAGGAATTAAGAAGAGATGGATTCATAACCAATATAGAAACAGTTTTTAGGGCAAAAGATGGGAATTTAATCCCTGTATTTTTGTCAATATCTCTAATTTTAAGTGATGATTCTAAAATATTAGGAATTGTATGTATTGGAAGCGATATTATTGATATTCATCAGGCAAAAAATGAAATTAAAGCATCACTTCAAGAGAAAGAATTACTTTTAAGAGAGGTTCATCATCGAGTAAAAAATAACCTTCAGATAATTTCAAGTCTATTGAGCCTTCAATCAGGATATATCAAAGATGAAGATGACCTTGAACTTTTTAAAGACAGTCAAAGTAGAGTAAAATCCATGGCATTTATTCATGAGCAATTGTACAATTCGTCAGATTTTACAAGTATTGAGTTTTCAGAATATATTCAAAATCTGGTAACATATTTGCTCCATTATTACAATGTAGACCCTACATTTGTTAAATTGAAGATAAACGTTGAAAATGTTTCCCTTGATATTAATACAGCAATTCCCTGTGGTTTAATTATAAATGAACTTGTCTCCAATTCATTAAAACATGCTTTTCCCAGATTTAATAATGAATCTGTTGATTTATTTAGAGATAATGATAAGAAAGGTGAAGTATACTTAGATTTACATTCAGTTAATCAAAATAAATTTGTTTTAATTGTTAGTGATAATGGTATTGGGCTTCCTGAAGATTTTGACTTTGAAAATATTGATACTTTAGGATTACAATTAGTTAAAAGTTTATTAGGGCAGTTAGATGGAAGTATAAAGATTGATAGAATAAATGGAACAAAATTTGAGATAGTATTCAATAAGCTTGAATATAAAAAAAGGATGTAA
- a CDS encoding UbiA family prenyltransferase, with amino-acid sequence MTLSLVNGNILDNHISKNNILYKYVSNLKKEVIYGGYLTAIGAPSLILTVSIIMNVKISLPILLIAYLIPLIIYSFDYYKDLNKDMITNLERSSYLKKKSKVYPYILGFYVIILSVLLIKYTNLLLIIFILIIAFGGILYSTTFKKITKTIPIFKNIYTVLSWALFVTLLIPLYYSLNINISYFLIFLFIFLKGMVNVVFFDLKDIKADKKERLKTLPVMLGKSNVINLLYIINFIAFFPLIIGVCIQKISFLSTLLIIFYFYGFYYINKAKFANNKTIRTKLTSLVDIEYILWPLLLFIFNLLI; translated from the coding sequence ATGACTTTAAGTTTGGTAAATGGTAATATATTGGATAATCACATATCAAAAAATAATATATTATATAAATACGTATCAAATTTAAAAAAAGAAGTAATATATGGTGGATATTTAACTGCAATAGGCGCTCCTTCTTTGATTTTAACTGTTTCAATAATTATGAATGTTAAAATTAGTTTGCCTATACTATTAATTGCTTATTTAATCCCTTTAATAATATACAGTTTTGATTATTATAAGGACTTAAATAAGGATATGATTACTAATTTAGAAAGATCAAGCTATTTAAAGAAAAAATCAAAGGTATATCCCTATATTTTAGGATTTTATGTCATTATATTATCTGTTCTGTTAATTAAATACACTAATTTATTATTGATAATATTTATTTTAATAATTGCATTTGGTGGCATCTTATACTCAACGACTTTTAAAAAAATAACTAAGACAATCCCTATTTTTAAGAATATATATACGGTTTTATCATGGGCATTATTCGTAACGCTTCTTATTCCATTATATTACTCATTAAACATTAACATAAGTTATTTCCTTATTTTTCTATTTATTTTTCTAAAAGGCATGGTAAATGTTGTATTTTTTGATTTAAAGGACATAAAAGCTGATAAAAAAGAGCGATTAAAGACACTACCCGTTATGCTTGGTAAAAGCAATGTCATTAATCTTTTGTATATAATAAATTTTATAGCTTTTTTTCCTTTAATCATTGGCGTATGCATTCAAAAAATTAGCTTTTTGTCTACTTTACTAATTATTTTCTACTTTTATGGATTTTATTATATCAATAAAGCAAAATTTGCTAATAATAAGACTATAAGAACTAAATTAACATCTTTAGTAGATATTGAATATATTTTATGGCCATTATTGCTTTTTATATTTAATTTATTAATTTAG
- a CDS encoding hotdog fold thioesterase has translation MEHIKKFFKKDKFAENLGIKLIEVKEGYAKSKIEINENHLNGIGTAHGGAIFTLADFTFAVAANSYGTVTVAINANISFMKAAKTGYLIAEAKEIAKTPKLSTYTINVTDENDKLIAIFQGMSYTKRHKINLK, from the coding sequence ATGGAACACATAAAAAAATTCTTCAAAAAGGATAAATTTGCAGAAAATTTAGGTATAAAATTAATTGAAGTTAAAGAAGGATACGCAAAATCAAAAATAGAAATTAATGAAAACCATTTAAATGGAATTGGAACAGCTCATGGTGGTGCTATATTCACACTAGCCGATTTTACATTTGCAGTTGCTGCTAATTCTTATGGGACTGTTACTGTAGCAATAAATGCCAATATATCTTTTATGAAAGCAGCGAAAACAGGTTATCTTATTGCAGAGGCAAAGGAAATAGCTAAAACTCCGAAACTTTCAACTTACACTATAAATGTAACTGATGAAAATGACAAATTGATTGCTATTTTCCAGGGAATGTCTTATACCAAGCGACATAAAATTAATTTAAAATGA
- a CDS encoding SAM-dependent methyltransferase, whose translation MIDFSILILVIVLISGLIIVWLLWTSIIGAGFEPTSRRIVQKMLEMAEISSKDIVYDLGSGDGRIVIEASKKYNAKAVGIEADPLRVILSRLVIVFSRNRPKIIWGNFFTEKISEATIITLFLGHKTNQKLKRKLQEELKPGTFVVSYIWTFNEWNPVKIDKEEKVYLYIVGEGY comes from the coding sequence TTGATAGACTTTTCAATTCTTATTTTAGTTATTGTTCTTATTAGTGGACTTATTATTGTATGGCTTCTATGGACTTCAATTATAGGGGCAGGATTTGAACCCACTTCCAGAAGAATAGTTCAAAAAATGCTTGAAATGGCAGAAATAAGCTCAAAAGATATAGTATATGACCTTGGATCAGGTGATGGTCGAATAGTGATTGAAGCATCTAAGAAATATAATGCAAAGGCTGTAGGAATTGAAGCAGACCCATTACGTGTTATATTGTCTCGTTTAGTTATTGTATTTTCAAGAAATAGGCCTAAAATTATTTGGGGAAACTTTTTTACAGAAAAAATCAGTGAAGCAACCATAATAACCTTGTTTTTAGGACATAAAACCAATCAGAAGCTTAAAAGAAAACTCCAAGAAGAATTAAAACCAGGAACTTTTGTTGTATCTTACATATGGACTTTTAATGAATGGAATCCCGTTAAAATAGATAAAGAAGAAAAAGTATATTTGTACATTGTAGGTGAAGGCTATTAA
- a CDS encoding MFS transporter — MQFASKKNYALIIAVIASFITPFVGSSINVALPSIASEFHINAILLSWIPTSYLLSLAVFLVPFGRIADIWGRKRIFTYGITIFTIASFISIFSVSGEMLIILRIFQGLGSAMIFGNLFAIIASVFPEKERGRAFGITIVGVFLGLFLGPVLGGILTQYFGWRSIFLFNVPIGVISIISVLRLKGEWAYAKGEKFDIIGSIILGITLILIMYGFSILPDIYGGILILAGFIGFLTFIMVEKRIESPVIDINIFKNRSFTSNNIAAFINYSSAMSIIFLLSLYLQYIKDFNPQDAGLILSVQPICMTVFSPFAGNLSDKMAPEKVASVGMGIASLGLITFSVINENTSVGVIVLGLILIGIGFALFSSPNTNAVISSIEEKQYGVASATLSTMRVMGQMFGMGITMLVLALLFGNTDIAGGNNRLFLESSKIIFAIFAFLSFIGVFLSLVKNK; from the coding sequence ATGCAATTTGCTTCTAAAAAAAATTATGCTTTAATTATAGCAGTTATAGCTTCTTTTATAACTCCATTTGTAGGATCTTCTATAAATGTAGCTTTACCATCAATTGCCAGTGAATTCCATATAAATGCCATATTATTAAGCTGGATTCCTACTTCTTACTTGCTGTCTTTAGCTGTATTCCTTGTACCATTTGGTAGAATAGCTGATATATGGGGTAGAAAAAGAATTTTTACATATGGAATAACTATATTTACCATTGCGTCATTTATATCTATATTCTCAGTTTCAGGAGAAATGCTAATAATTCTCAGGATTTTTCAGGGTCTAGGAAGCGCAATGATTTTTGGTAACCTTTTTGCAATTATTGCATCAGTTTTTCCAGAAAAAGAAAGAGGTAGAGCATTCGGTATAACCATCGTAGGTGTATTTTTAGGTTTATTCTTAGGGCCTGTGCTGGGAGGTATTTTAACTCAGTATTTTGGATGGAGAAGCATTTTTTTATTCAATGTACCTATTGGAGTAATATCTATAATTTCAGTTTTAAGGCTAAAAGGTGAATGGGCATATGCTAAGGGAGAGAAATTTGATATAATTGGATCTATTATTTTAGGGATTACATTAATCCTGATTATGTACGGATTTTCAATACTTCCAGATATTTATGGCGGAATTCTTATTTTAGCAGGTTTTATAGGATTTTTAACATTTATAATGGTGGAAAAAAGAATTGAAAGCCCAGTTATTGACATTAACATATTTAAAAATAGATCATTTACTTCAAATAATATTGCTGCTTTTATAAATTACAGCTCAGCTATGTCTATTATTTTTTTATTAAGTCTTTATCTTCAATATATAAAAGATTTTAATCCGCAGGATGCTGGTTTAATTCTTTCAGTTCAACCAATATGTATGACTGTCTTTTCACCATTTGCAGGAAACCTATCAGATAAAATGGCACCTGAAAAAGTTGCTTCAGTCGGAATGGGAATTGCATCATTAGGTTTAATAACTTTTTCTGTTATTAATGAAAATACAAGTGTAGGGGTCATTGTTTTAGGGCTTATTTTGATAGGTATTGGGTTTGCATTATTTTCTTCTCCAAATACTAATGCTGTAATCAGTTCTATTGAAGAAAAACAATATGGGGTGGCATCTGCAACTTTATCCACTATGAGGGTCATGGGGCAGATGTTTGGGATGGGCATAACCATGCTGGTACTTGCACTTCTTTTTGGAAATACAGATATTGCTGGAGGAAATAATAGGCTATTTTTAGAAAGTTCTAAAATAATATTTGCCATATTTGCATTTTTAAGTTTCATCGGTGTATTTTTATCCCTTGTAAAAAACAAATAA
- a CDS encoding ferritin: MDNEELIRILNKDFLRELEATMIYVRNSFIMEPCDPSRVTEAISIDEMRHMWWLAELIINRGGKPTMEHKELDFGGDDLKSQLERQIELETEGIETYKEQIEAVDDEEVVGVLKHILDEEKRHRKEFRMRLEKLD; the protein is encoded by the coding sequence ATGGACAATGAGGAATTAATAAGAATTTTAAACAAAGATTTTCTAAGAGAACTTGAAGCAACTATGATTTATGTTAGAAATTCATTTATTATGGAGCCATGTGACCCAAGCAGAGTAACAGAAGCTATTTCAATTGATGAAATGAGACATATGTGGTGGCTTGCAGAATTAATAATAAATAGAGGCGGTAAACCTACTATGGAACATAAAGAACTTGATTTTGGTGGAGATGATCTAAAAAGTCAGCTTGAAAGACAAATCGAACTTGAAACTGAAGGTATAGAAACTTATAAGGAACAAATAGAAGCGGTTGATGATGAAGAAGTTGTAGGTGTCTTAAAACATATACTGGATGAAGAAAAAAGACATCGGAAAGAATTCAGGATGCGTCTTGAAAAGCTGGATTAA
- a CDS encoding YjbQ family protein: protein MIFTKTIYIETEKKGDIINLTHKIESIVQESKINDGIVHVFAPHATAVFALTELESNLREDIKKLLEDVAPEVGWKHGANAFSHLRSMLLPPDKTLPVRNGRVIRGTWQDLFFIEADTSGRLRKIELTIIGE, encoded by the coding sequence ATGATATTTACAAAAACAATTTATATAGAAACTGAAAAAAAAGGAGATATAATCAATTTAACTCATAAAATTGAAAGTATTGTGCAAGAATCAAAAATAAATGATGGAATCGTACATGTGTTTGCACCCCATGCAACAGCTGTTTTCGCGTTAACAGAACTTGAAAGTAACTTAAGGGAAGATATAAAAAAATTACTAGAGGATGTGGCTCCAGAAGTAGGATGGAAACATGGTGCAAATGCATTTTCTCATTTAAGATCAATGCTTCTTCCTCCAGATAAGACATTACCTGTACGTAATGGAAGAGTTATTAGGGGAACATGGCAAGACCTATTTTTTATAGAAGCTGATACATCAGGTAGATTAAGGAAAATAGAACTCACAATTATAGGTGAATAA
- a CDS encoding PAS domain S-box protein, with amino-acid sequence MDESAYYNIFNNMQEIMAIFQIIKDDQGNPKDMIIIDVNQAYISSLNLPREKVIDQRASLIYGPEFVDNYFKLVQNNPEIGKGKKFETYFPPLDKYYLTTLFTVGDDLYVTLGIDITERKTLEKKLNDERDILDLKVQEKTKELLEIEKKLIKAQEIAQIGNWELNLKTNKLWFSDEIYHIFGYNLNSVDSEINFQKLEITYDILINKIIHPDDRDFLDNSFKDALKGKPYDIDHRIILPNGEERIIHEQAELICDGDENPVKMAGITQDITERKKAENLLKESEEKLSIIFQKANDMISLNLMNDDSLPGKFMEVNDVASERLGYTREELLNMSPSDIVAPEKRPEIPKNAAVLIEKCHNTFEIVHLTKTGERIQVEVNNHLIQYKGREVCLAISRDITERKKAEEAIKESEEKFREIFNKANDMITLAELNKNGLPGRYIEVNDVGIKRLGYSYDEFLNMEPQDIVADEKKKEIVKYAVDLWTKGHSTFEMIHVAKDGKRIPVEVSNHLFKMKGKNVALAIIRDIKERKKSENELNELLEKLSHSNEELERFAYITSHDLQEPLKALANFSQLLKQQYKGKFDEDGEELIDYIVDTSAQIQHMVHDLFEYSQISAEKEEFESVDLKKVFKTVLIDLNYLINKNNVKITMENLPTVIANNKQISMVFKNLITSAIKSQDGTKPSKIHISSIEDLKNGEYLISINLNRILVDLQYTEEIFSQFQYLTTHKLYEGSFVDLVTSKKIIEMYNGRIWVESKPNVGTTFYFSLPIKKD; translated from the coding sequence TTGGATGAAAGTGCATATTACAACATTTTTAATAATATGCAAGAAATAATGGCTATTTTTCAGATAATAAAAGATGATCAGGGTAACCCCAAAGATATGATCATTATAGATGTTAATCAAGCTTATATAAGCAGTTTAAACCTTCCACGTGAAAAAGTTATTGATCAAAGGGCCAGCTTGATATATGGGCCTGAATTTGTTGATAATTATTTTAAATTAGTACAAAATAATCCTGAAATAGGTAAAGGAAAAAAATTTGAAACATATTTTCCTCCATTAGATAAATATTACCTCACCACATTATTTACCGTAGGTGATGACCTTTATGTTACATTAGGTATTGATATAACAGAACGTAAAACATTAGAAAAAAAATTAAATGACGAACGTGATATTCTCGATTTAAAAGTTCAAGAAAAAACAAAAGAACTACTTGAAATTGAAAAGAAGTTGATTAAAGCCCAAGAAATTGCACAAATTGGAAATTGGGAGTTAAATTTAAAAACCAATAAATTGTGGTTTAGTGATGAAATATACCATATTTTTGGGTATAATTTGAATTCTGTTGATTCTGAAATTAATTTTCAAAAACTGGAAATAACCTACGATATTTTGATAAATAAAATTATTCATCCTGATGACCGTGATTTTCTTGATAACTCATTTAAAGATGCTTTAAAAGGAAAACCGTATGATATTGATCATAGGATTATTTTACCTAATGGAGAAGAACGTATTATTCACGAACAAGCAGAGTTAATCTGTGACGGGGATGAAAATCCTGTAAAAATGGCAGGAATCACACAGGACATCACTGAACGTAAAAAAGCAGAAAATTTACTCAAGGAAAGTGAAGAGAAGCTAAGCATAATCTTCCAAAAAGCCAACGACATGATCTCCCTAAATCTGATGAATGATGATAGTCTGCCTGGAAAATTCATGGAAGTAAATGACGTGGCTAGTGAAAGATTAGGTTATACCCGGGAAGAACTACTGAATATGAGTCCTTCAGACATAGTTGCCCCTGAAAAAAGACCTGAAATACCAAAAAACGCAGCAGTGCTAATTGAAAAATGTCACAACACTTTTGAAATAGTGCACCTAACTAAAACTGGTGAAAGAATACAAGTTGAAGTTAATAATCATCTTATTCAATATAAAGGACGTGAAGTTTGTCTTGCAATCTCTCGTGATATAACTGAACGAAAAAAAGCTGAAGAAGCCATAAAAGAAAGTGAAGAAAAATTCCGGGAGATTTTCAATAAAGCCAATGATATGATTACATTAGCTGAACTAAACAAAAATGGACTTCCAGGAAGATATATAGAGGTTAACGATGTTGGAATAAAAAGATTAGGTTATTCTTATGATGAATTTTTAAATATGGAGCCCCAAGATATTGTTGCTGATGAAAAAAAGAAAGAAATAGTAAAATATGCTGTAGACTTATGGACAAAAGGTCATTCCACATTTGAAATGATTCATGTAGCTAAAGATGGAAAAAGGATACCTGTTGAAGTAAGCAACCATCTTTTTAAAATGAAAGGAAAAAATGTTGCTCTTGCAATTATACGTGATATTAAAGAACGTAAAAAGTCAGAAAATGAATTAAATGAACTTTTAGAAAAGTTAAGCCATTCTAATGAAGAACTGGAACGTTTTGCTTATATAACTTCTCATGATCTTCAAGAACCTCTTAAGGCGTTAGCAAATTTTTCACAGCTTTTAAAGCAGCAATATAAAGGAAAATTTGACGAAGATGGTGAAGAATTAATAGATTACATTGTTGATACAAGCGCTCAAATTCAACATATGGTTCATGATTTATTTGAATACTCACAAATTTCAGCAGAAAAAGAAGAATTTGAGTCTGTGGATCTAAAAAAAGTCTTTAAAACTGTTTTAATAGATTTAAACTATTTAATTAATAAAAATAATGTCAAAATCACCATGGAAAACCTTCCAACTGTTATTGCCAATAATAAACAAATTAGTATGGTATTTAAGAATCTGATTACCTCTGCTATTAAATCTCAAGATGGAACTAAACCTTCTAAAATCCATATTTCGTCTATTGAAGACCTTAAAAATGGCGAATATCTAATTTCAATTAATTTAAATAGAATTTTAGTTGATCTGCAGTACACTGAAGAAATTTTTTCACAATTCCAATATTTAACTACACATAAATTATATGAAGGATCATTTGTTGATCTCGTTACCTCTAAAAAGATTATTGAAATGTATAATGGCAGAATTTGGGTAGAATCAAAGCCAAATGTCGGAACAACTTTTTATTTTAGCCTACCTATTAAAAAAGATTAG